Sequence from the Atribacterota bacterium genome:
TCTGGCTTATCTTCTGGCAAGGCATTATTTTTTTGGTAAGAGAGTGTTGGAGGCAATTATAGATATCCCGATTGTGATTCCACATTCTGCTGCAGGAGTAGCGTTACTTTTTGTATTTGGTCGTAATTTTTTTATAGGAAAGGTTTTCAGTGCAATAGGAATTGATTTTTTTCAAACATTCAATGGGGTTGTTCTGGCAATGATGTTTGTCAGTGTACCATTTTTGATTGATTCAGCAAAGGAGGGATTTAGGGCAATAGATATTGAATTAGAAGAGACTGCTTACACCTATGGGGCATCACATTGGCAGGTATTCTGGTATATATCTCTTCCTTTAGCCTTAAAAAACATTTATTCAGGCTGTATCCTTATGTGGGGACGGGGTGTTAGTGAATTTGGAGCAGTCATGATTATTGCCTATAATGCCTTCTTTTTGGGAAAAAGCGGTAAGGTATTACCGGTTTTGGTCTCTGACCGATTTAATTTTGGTCTTTCCTATGCCCGTCCTATTGCTGCACTGGCAATATTAATATCATTAATTTTCTTTGTTATTTTAAGAATTTTAATAACAAGAAATGAAAATACATAAATAGAGAGGGGGAATATTTGTATTTCAACTGAAAAACTTGTCAAGATTTTAAAGAATTAAATAATAAGGAGGAAATAAATTGAAGATTAATAAATTAAAAACAGTATTTCTTTTGGTAGTGTTTGTTCTAATATTCACAGCAAATAGTGTTCTGGCAGTACAGGAGGGTGTTGCCCTTAAAATAACCTCCGGTGATACTATAAAGACATTGTCAATAGAAGAAATAATAGATTTACCTGCTTTAGAAGGTTGGGGCGGGAGAATGCGCAGTACTGGTGCTATTGAGGGTCCTTTTGCATTAAAAGGAGTCTCAGTTATCGATCTATGTGATATGGTTGGTGGCATAAATCCTGATACAGCTGTTAAGATTATCTCCAGAGACGGGTATGCCATGACTTTCAGTTATAAACAGGTAACCGAGAATGATT
This genomic interval carries:
- a CDS encoding ABC transporter permease; protein product: MKKKIDIFYLSFIILGIIVIILILLPPLKTILYTPISTLWHTILDQEVSFSICITVIAALAATAFGFLLGVPLAYLLARHYFFGKRVLEAIIDIPIVIPHSAAGVALLFVFGRNFFIGKVFSAIGIDFFQTFNGVVLAMMFVSVPFLIDSAKEGFRAIDIELEETAYTYGASHWQVFWYISLPLALKNIYSGCILMWGRGVSEFGAVMIIAYNAFFLGKSGKVLPVLVSDRFNFGLSYARPIAALAILISLIFFVILRILITRNENT